Genomic window (Roseivirga sp. 4D4):
GAGCTCTTCGGGCATGTCAAAGGTGCTTTTACAGATGCCAAAGAAGATAAGCCTGGGCGATTTGAGCTCGCTTCTGAAGGAACTCTTTTTTTGGACGAAATAGGTAACCTGTCGCTTCCCTTACAGGCAAAACTCCTAACCGTTCTTCAACAAAGAAAGGTCAAGAGAGTAGGTTCTAACAAAGAAATGCCCATTGACATTCGGTTGGTCTGCGCTACCAATATGCCGCTTTACGATATGGTAAAGGAAGGAACCTTCAGGCAAGATTTGCTTTATAGAATTAATACCGTTGAGTTGAGAATGCCATCGCTTGCTGAACGTAAAGATGATATGGAGCTTCTGGTCAGGCATTTTATGGATGTATATGGCAAGAAGTACAAAAAACCCAACATGCGTATTGATACCGCCACACTCAACAAACTTAAGCGTTATAACTGGCCAGGTAATATTCGCGAACTTCAACACGCGATTGAAAGGGCCATTATTCTTGCGGATGGTAATAAATTGACAACCAACGACTTCCTATTACAGACCAGTAGTTCTGGTAAAAGTGAGGACGCAGATACACTCAACTTGAGCGAAATGGAGAAACGCCTGATCCTTAAGGCGCTAGACAAAAATAACGGTAACGTCACTCGAGCGGCCAAAGAGTTAGGGCTCGATCGTCTCGCGCTTTACCGAAGGCTTCAGAAATATGGACTTTAAAGGACAAAAAGCACATGGTATCTAAACGTTTTGCCTTTCTAGTCATACTACGCATTGCATTGCTCATGCTGACTCTAACGGCCTTGGCATTTATTTTTGCGCGAACTGAACTCTTCTTTAACCAGATCATCCTATTGGGAGTGATCATTCTGCAAGTTTCAGAACTGATCCGGTTCATTACCCATACTAATCGGGAATTGGCAAAATTACTGATGGCCATTCGCTACTCAGATTTTTCCATCTCCTTCAAAGGCAACAAAAAGGGAAAGTCTTTCAAAGAACTTCAGGAAGCCTTTGTCGAAATCATCGAGGCTTTTAAAAAGGTAAGCGTAGAGAAAGAGGCACAGTTCAAATTCCTTCAGGTAATTGTCGACAACTTAAAAGTAGGAGTTCTAGCCATCAAGGAGGATTACTCCATAGAACTGATGAACTCAGAGGCTCAAAACTTACTCAAAACGGCTACTCCAAACTACTGGAAACAACTGCAGCAACTCCTACCCCATTTTAGCCAGGAGATAACGGATATGGAGGACGCTGACAAGCGGCTGTTAGAACTTAATATTAAGGGAGAAAAATTACAGGTATCAGCACAAGTAAACCGTTTGAAGATTCTAAACTATCGGTACACGATAGTTACCTTCCAGGATATCAAGTCGGAAATTGAACAAAAGGAAATTGAGGCTTGGCATAAACTGATTCGCATCCTTACCCATGAAATCATGAATTCGGTTACGCCAGTGACATCGCTTACCGAGACCATGCTTATGCTCCTACAAGACGATGGCAGGCCTTTATCGCTGGAAGAATTATCTGAGGAAACCTTGGAGGATCTTCGCTTTTCCATGAAAACAATTCAAAAAAGAAGCGAGGGCTTATTGCACTTTGTTGACGACTATAGACGACTCACACGAATCAAGGCGCTTGAACTAGAAGATGTACAGGTAAAAGGCATGCTGGATGAAATGGCTATGCTATTAAAGGCAGAAGCCGAAAAGGACGGTGTCCGACTTAGTGTAAAGGCACCAGAATACTTATCGATTGCCATGGACAGAAAGCTTATAGAACAGGTCTTGATTAACTTAATCACTAATGCACGTCATGCACTTGAGGGCAAAGCAAATGGAGAAATACGAATAAATGCCTATTCAGATCAGCACCAAAAAATCATAGAAATCAAGGACAACGGTATCGGAATTGATGCTGCAAAAATGGAAGAGATATTTATTCCATTCTACTCCACGAAGCAACAAGGTTCAGGCATTGGATTAAGTTTGTCCAAACAGATTATGAAGAAACACAAGGGAGATCTGAGCGTCAAATCCCAAGTTGGCGATGGAGCCACTTTTTATCTTACCTTCAAATATTAGGTCAGGCTTTTACTTATCACATGGAGTCAATATTTTCGATACTTTAAAATTTCGATTTAAGCAATGGATGTCTTTACCATCATTACGGTTCTCATAGTCTTATCGGCACTGTTCGCCTATATCAATACTCGGTTTCTAAAACTACCCTTCACGATCGGGTTGATGATCATAGCGATCTGTTTTACCCTTGTGATTATAGTGCTTGGCTCATTTGATCATTGGATTCTGGATGAAGCCACCTTGCTCATTGAATCGATAGATTTCAAAACCGTCTTACTAGAAGTAATGCTCAGTTTTCTGCTTTTCGCTGGAGCTCTGCATACGAAACTAGATGAACTGGCGAAACAGAAAGCGCCCATTATGATGTTTGCCACGCTTGGGGTTTTAATTTCCACTTTTATAGTAGCAGGCCTGTTTTATTTCATCGCGCAAGCTATCGGACACGAAATACAGTTTATATACTGTTTATTATTTGGAGCACTGATCTCTCCTACCGACCCTATTGCAGTCTTAGGTATACTGAAAGACGCCAAAGCTCCTAAGAAGCTAGAGATTAAAATTGTTGGCGAATCCCTTTTCAATGATGGAGTGGGTGTGGTCATTTTCTTGGTGATTTTGGCGATTGCAGAAAAAGGTATTGCTTCGGTCGAAGCTGAAGAAGTCGGCTTTCTGTTCTTTGAAGAAGTATTTGGAGGAATTGCCCTAGGTTTCGCCATGGGCTGGGTTGGCTTTCAACTTATGAAGTCAATCGATCATTATGAAACGGAAGTGATGATCACTTTGGCACTCGTAATGGGTATTTATTCTATTGCTCATTACATACACTTTTCCGGCCCGTTAGCAGTAGTTGTTGCAGGTATTTTTATCGGAAACAAGTCTCCTCAAATCGCCTGGTCTCAAACCACGCACACCTATGTCGACAAATTCTGGGAGTTAGTCGATGTGCTATTGAATGCTATTCTCTTTGTGCTTATAGGCTTTGAACTGCTGATCGTAGCAGATGATGGCGAATACGTTTTACTAGGTTTGCTTGCCATACCGGTCACCTTGATTGCACGATATATAGCCCTCGCTGGGCCGATCTTCATATTTAGAAAGAAGTTAGACTTCATTCCTAAGACAGATCTTATAATGACTTGGGGAGGTATTCGAGGCGGAATTAGTATTGCCTTAGCGCTTTCATTACAACCTGAAATGGAGCGAGAGCTATTCCTTACTGTGACCTACATAATCGTTGTATTCTCGATCATTTGCCAGGGTTTGACCATAGGTCCTTTGGTTAGAAAGGTATTGGGAAAACAAACTCATCATTAACCGTTAACCCTGAGAAAGATTTATTGGTTAGTGTCCGCAAGAAAGCAGAATCAAGCTTAACAAGATTCCAAGAGGATATTGAAACGCTTTTTGTTTTGGATTAGAGAGCCTCTACCATCCATTTAAGAGCTATGCCTAACCATACTGCCAATACCCCCAGTCTCGTAAGGATTTTTCGTCTGGAAAATATCCACAAAATGACAAGACCAGCGATATATAATAAGGCAAAGGGGTACTTAGGAATATGGAAAGGAAAGTCTATGAGGTAAATAAGCTGGAAGAATGTGATTACTGTCGCGCATCCCAAAAAGAAGAATTGATGTCCCCTTGTCAACCTCAGGGAGTTCATTGATTCAATGGCCGCAAAAAATGAGAAGAATATCAGGAAGTATATCGCGTAAGCCCTGAGGCCAAAATATGGATCATACTGGATGAGAGAACTCAATGCCAATAAGACTGTGGCGATCTTTGTCGTCTTCTTCTTTGCATTTTTTGACCAAACCAGAGCAAAAATTGCTGCAACGATAGTAATTGCCAGCTCCATATCTATTACAAGTTAACATAAAACCCCGACTTCTAAGATTTAGAAAATCGGGGTCATATACCTGCGCACTGTCATTGATTGCGTCTCAATCACTGAAAATGAGGTATAGTATTTTAGATCATAAAAGCATTTACCAAAGTACCGATCAGCATAACCCAAAAAACCACATTTAAGAGCTTTGCAACCTTCTTCCGTTTGTCCTTGAGTAATACTTCTTGACGTTCCATTATTCTTTTTTGTTATAAAAGGCCCCGAATTTTCGGGGCCTTATTTTAGAAAGCAGCTTACTGACTGACTACTGACTTGGCTACTTTCTGACTACTAATTTTACTGTCTTAACTTCGCCTGCGGTTATCATTCTGACAATGTATATACCGCTTGGCAACTGCCCCGCTTCATAACCTACCTCAACTTCTTCTTTAGCCACTAATTCATCATCAAATAAAGTGGCCATTTCAATGCCATTTGTACTGATTACCGATACTTTAGCTGGCCCATCCATCTGACTTGAGAATGAAACCACCGTGTACCCTGAAGTTGGATTAGGATAGCTGGAAAGCTTAAGCTCTGGTGCAAAGGCTGGCTCATCTGTAATTACTTCCTTCGTTGAAGTATTCGACCCTGCTCTGGCAGTAAGTTGACAGCTTCCAAGACTAGCTCCTTTTCTTAGGTAATTCTGAACCTGGCTATTTCTAACACGCCTCGTTCTACCATTATAACAGATGTCGACATATCGCCCTGACGTGGAGATATCTACCACATTCACCATTACGTTGCCAGTTGTACTATTACCAGAATAGTCTGTCGCTGTTGTCATGATGCTATGCACTCCAGCATCACTTCTACTAAATTTCCTACGTGAAAACTTGATATCCTTCACTTGGCAATTATCAGATACAGCCTGCTCAATATCTTTCTTAGATAGATAGGTCTTCTTCTTACCATAAACCACTACCGTGACTGGTACCGAAGAAATCACAGGTGCCACATCATCTATTACTGTGATGTATGCCGTAGCACTTGAAGAATTACCTGCTGCGTCTGTAACTGTTAAAGTCACCCTGTGGCCTCGGTTCTTCTTATGACCATAGCCATTGCCTTCTCCTGGATCGTTGTCATCATCGTCATCTCCATAGTTATGACCTTTACCTTTTCCATTACCATGTCCTTTAGTAATATCTCCACAATCAAAAGTATCGCGATCAAGAGTAAAGACTAGTCCACAGTTGGTATTATCAGTACTGCCTCCATCCAAGAGACTTGGATCAACGGTCACACTTCCATCTGCACCCAGACTTACAGTGATGTCTTGAGTCACAATAACTGGGGCGATCCTATCATTAACCGTTACAGTAACTGGTACAGTGGTGGCATTACCACTCTGATCAGTTGCCGTTAGGTTGACTACGGTTTCTGTTAAATCCGCACAAGTGAAGGTATCTCTATCGAAGCTGAAGTCAACAATAGTACAGTTGTCCCTCGTATATATTGTTCCTTCAGAAACTGGAAGTAACTCACAATTGAATACATCCAGTTTCAATTCACCTTTGAAGTCGCTGTCTGATATACCTCTGAACTTCCCTCTCAAACCTTCACTACTATTCTCACCATTTGCCCAGCCTCCTAATTGGAAACCTTCTTTGTTTGAATAGTCGCCCAGACTCACTGTTGTGCCGGCATTAATTCCGGAACCAGTCAGACTACCATTTGCAATCGTATAATACGTCCAGTCAAAGTGATAAAGTTGATACTTAATCTCCTTGACCTTCTTATCCATTGACATCCAAGTGGTGTAATCATATGCACCGATAAGTTCCAGTGTCAAATCATAACTATCTGATGGATCGTTCTGATTGACGAGTGTTCCTGATACTGACAGACTTCCATCTAGACGCTTCAGTACTTTGCCAGTGCCATCGAAAACGTACTTGGCATATTTACCTCCTTTGTCATTATCGTCATCATCATCATCATCATCATCGTCATCGTCATCGTCCTTATGACCCTTGGCTTTACCCTTTCCTGGATCATTGTCATCGTCATCATCGTCATAATTATGGCCTTTCCCTTTGCCCTTATCATGATCCCCACCTTTGCCACTGCCGACATTACCTCTCTTATCACCTTTCAGCTTCATCACATACTTCAATGTGCTACTTCTCAAGTCACATTCAGTATCTCTTAATACATCTTCTTCACTAAATAAAAGGGCATCTTCAGGCACAATGCTGGCCACACCATTCTCATCAAGGTCTACACTAATGTTTTGTACGCCTACAGTTGGTGCAATAACATCGATAACGTTCACTACTGCCGGACCACTCGAGACATTACCGTTTACATCGGTAGCTGTTAAGGTTACTATGTTTTCGCCTAAGTGATCACAATCGAAGCTGTCTACATCGATGGTGACACTAGCCACTCCACAATTGTCGTAGGTACCTCCGTCTACATCTGAGACCGTGATATTTGCTGAACCATTGTCATCAAGCTCCACAACAATATTATTAGCTACGATAACAGGTGCGGCATTGTCTATTACTGTCACCGTAGCAGACATAGTAGTCTCATTACCACTCGCATCGGTAGCCGTTAAGTTCACAGTATTCGCACCTAAGGTATTGCAGTTAAACGCACTGTTGTCAATACTTAAGCTAAAGTCACAGTTATCAAAAGAACCATTATCAATATCTGAGGCTATGATCGTAGACTCACCATTCTCATCTAAGGCAACTGTTATGTCTTTAGTCAAGACTGTCGGGGCAATTACATCTCTTACCGTAACGGTAGCTGTTTTGCTACTCACATTGCCATTGACATCGGTTACAGTAAGTGTGACCACATTTGATCCAGTGTCTCCACAGTCGAATGAAGTCACATCTAGTACCCTACTTGCAATTCCGCATGCATCATTTGAGCCAGCATCAATATCATCTACTGCAATTATTGCTGATCCATTTGCATCTAGGTCAACTACAATATCCTGAGTAATCACTTCCGCAGGAGTATCATCTACCACTGTAACAACCACTGTTGAGGTGCTCACATTATTGTTCACATCAGTAACGGTCAATGTCACTGTATTTGACCCAACATGTGAACAGTCAAAATCTATTTGAGAAGCAACAATAGTATCAATTCCACAAGCATCTGAAGCCGTCCCCAAAGTCATCATACTCAACAGTGCTGCCAAGGCGTTTTGACTCTCTTCTAATTCAGCTGCTTCCAGTGCTAAGCGATCTTGGGCTGAAATTAAATCCAGCTCCTTATCATCGATCTGTCCCTGAATAGTATTTCTCTCCTCTGCTGTAGTTGCTGAAGCCAATTGCTCATTCAATGCAGTTAGCTCGCTTTCTGTACGCTCCACAATAAAGTTAGCGACCTGCGTTGCTTGTCTTGCTCTACGTTCTCGCAGTTCAGCCCTTCTAATCTCAACCCTACGTTCACGAGCGCTTTGAGGCGTTTCTAAAAGATTATTGGCGTCCAAGCTGAAGTTGCCATTGTTGTCCAAGGACACGGTGATGTCTTGAGCATCAATAATGGGAGCCGTAACATCATTCACCATCACGGTTGCAGTACCTGTTGAACTGTTACCATGAATATCGGTCACAGTTAAGGTTACCGAATTAGCACCAACATTTGAACAGTCAAAAGAAGTGATATTGAGTTCAATGCTAGCAACCTCACAGTTATCACTGCTGCCTCCGTCTATGTCTGTGACATTAATTATCACGTTGCCATTTTCATCCAAATCAATAATCAAGTCTTGTGTGATCACCACTGGTCCTTCATTGTCAACTACAGTCACTGTGAACGAGTCGGTAGAAGTACCTACAGGATTTGTTGCAGTTGCCGTTACCGTGGTCGTACCAACAGGGAAGAATGTTCCTGGCTGAATATCATAAGTAATGGTTGACTGTGGAATTGCTGTGGTTTCTGTTGCGGCAAAGTCAACTATTGCACCACATTCACCTACATCATTGTTCATAGTAATATTAGCTGGCACCACAATTTGAGGTGGAAGACCAGTAACAGTCACGTTAAAGCTTGCCAAGGCTGTATTACCTGAG
Coding sequences:
- a CDS encoding sigma-54-dependent transcriptional regulator, producing MPKTEAKILVVDDDIDILNTARMYLKQQFTLVQIENDPTNIPLHFERESFDLVLLDMNFRKGENDGSDGLKWLNTILNIDPNAIVILITAYGEFDLAVKAIKAGATDFITKPWKNEKLFGTITSALQLRKSKLEVDKLKNTQKTISGDIDQKYENFLGECEPMQRVFSLIDKVGPTDANVLILGENGTGKELAARALHRQSLRSDKVFISVDLGSVSETLFESELFGHVKGAFTDAKEDKPGRFELASEGTLFLDEIGNLSLPLQAKLLTVLQQRKVKRVGSNKEMPIDIRLVCATNMPLYDMVKEGTFRQDLLYRINTVELRMPSLAERKDDMELLVRHFMDVYGKKYKKPNMRIDTATLNKLKRYNWPGNIRELQHAIERAIILADGNKLTTNDFLLQTSSSGKSEDADTLNLSEMEKRLILKALDKNNGNVTRAAKELGLDRLALYRRLQKYGL
- a CDS encoding sensor histidine kinase, with the protein product MVSKRFAFLVILRIALLMLTLTALAFIFARTELFFNQIILLGVIILQVSELIRFITHTNRELAKLLMAIRYSDFSISFKGNKKGKSFKELQEAFVEIIEAFKKVSVEKEAQFKFLQVIVDNLKVGVLAIKEDYSIELMNSEAQNLLKTATPNYWKQLQQLLPHFSQEITDMEDADKRLLELNIKGEKLQVSAQVNRLKILNYRYTIVTFQDIKSEIEQKEIEAWHKLIRILTHEIMNSVTPVTSLTETMLMLLQDDGRPLSLEELSEETLEDLRFSMKTIQKRSEGLLHFVDDYRRLTRIKALELEDVQVKGMLDEMAMLLKAEAEKDGVRLSVKAPEYLSIAMDRKLIEQVLINLITNARHALEGKANGEIRINAYSDQHQKIIEIKDNGIGIDAAKMEEIFIPFYSTKQQGSGIGLSLSKQIMKKHKGDLSVKSQVGDGATFYLTFKY
- a CDS encoding cation:proton antiporter; translated protein: MDVFTIITVLIVLSALFAYINTRFLKLPFTIGLMIIAICFTLVIIVLGSFDHWILDEATLLIESIDFKTVLLEVMLSFLLFAGALHTKLDELAKQKAPIMMFATLGVLISTFIVAGLFYFIAQAIGHEIQFIYCLLFGALISPTDPIAVLGILKDAKAPKKLEIKIVGESLFNDGVGVVIFLVILAIAEKGIASVEAEEVGFLFFEEVFGGIALGFAMGWVGFQLMKSIDHYETEVMITLALVMGIYSIAHYIHFSGPLAVVVAGIFIGNKSPQIAWSQTTHTYVDKFWELVDVLLNAILFVLIGFELLIVADDGEYVLLGLLAIPVTLIARYIALAGPIFIFRKKLDFIPKTDLIMTWGGIRGGISIALALSLQPEMERELFLTVTYIIVVFSIICQGLTIGPLVRKVLGKQTHH